The DNA sequence ACGAATTGATACCATTGACCGCTACAGTGATGAAACCCTGGCCCTCATGCGCCAGGCAGGCTGTAGGATGATCTTCTTCGGTGCTGAAAGCGGCAATGACGAGATCCTCAAAGAAATGGACAAAGGTGGCAAACAGACCGCCGCTCAAATTAAGGAATTTGCGGGTCGCATGAAGAAGTTTGACATCATCCCCGAATATTCCTTCGTCTTGGGTATGCCTGCAGATAGCCCCGAAAAAGTGATGCATCAGATTGAGGCAGACATTGCCTTCATCAAAGAAATAAAAGCCATCAATCCGGACACCGAGATCATTATTTACGTCTACAGTCCGGTGCCTACCGAGGGATCCGATCTCTACCGCCGCATCACCGAAGCAGGATTCAAATTCCCAGCAACGCTGGAAGACTGGCTCAGTCCTGAATGGCAAGCCTTTGACTTGCGTAAAAATCCGCTTACGCCCTGGTTGAAACCGGAGATGGTAGATAGAATCAAAGGATTCGAGACGGTACTCAATGCCTACTACCCTACCGCGACCGATGTCAAGCTATCTGCTTTACAGCGTAAGATCATGCGTATCATTGCGGCTTTCCGCTACCAAAAAAGTTGGTACAAATATCCTTACGAAATCAAAGTGCTACAAAAATTTTGGCTGCGCTATCGTCAACCTGAAATTGAGGGATTTTGATGATTAAGAAGGTGACAAAACGTGCATTGCAGTCTATGCTTTGGCTGATGTACCGATGGTATAACGGCCGCGAACACTGGCACACGATGGATGGTATTGAAATATGCCTGGAACCCAGTGTCTTTCATCCACGCTGGTTTCTCACGACACGGACTTTCGTCGATTTTGCCAAGACAAAGGTTGCTGCCAATGACACGGTTTTAGAACTGGGGGCAGGTAACGGATTGCTGGCATTAAGCTGTAGCAAAATGGGAAGCATCGTCACGGCCAGTGATATCAATCCAGCGGCAGTAAGCTCCATCCGGCGCAGTGCACACAGGAATGGCCTTGATCTGGAGGTCATTACGTCCGACTTATTTGTCGATATTCCTCATCAGCACTTTGACTTTATTTTCATCAACCCTCCTTACTTTGCTCAAGCGCCTACCAATGATCAGGAGAGAGCTTTCCTTTGCGGGGAGAATTTTGAATACTTTGAAGCGCTTTTCCCCCAGTTGCTAGCATATCAAGACAGCACGGTATACTTTATCCTCACCGATGCCTGTGACTTTGCCAGCATTTCTACTATTGCACAGCAAAACCATCGTCAGCTTGTTCCCGTCCATCGGCGTAAAACTTGGGGGGAAGAACACATCATCTATATCCTTCAGGCATGAAAAAACTATGCCCGCTCATAGATTAACGCCAATGCTTTAGATGTATCCCTCAGCTTGTCATCAAGTTCAGAATCGTTCGTAACCAGTACTTTTGGCGATTCGGTGTTAGACATCAACGAATCAACCAATCTCGTCATGTAATCCCGGAAAAGATCTCTTCGGTAGGCTTGTTGGGCTTGTAATTTTCTTTCTGCTTTGTTAGTGATATGAGGCATACTTTCAGGAAAATGCTTCCTGAAAAACAAAAACAGCTTGTCTCCCAGGTCTTTACCAACCACTGCTTTAACCAACTTTCTTTTAAAAGACAGGCTACGCGTTTTAGCATCGTGATCGAAAAAGATCCCTCCTACGTGGACCAGACTCGCTTTATCTTGATAAATGATCTTATGACCATTGACCTGTAGAAGTAGGTTGAGTAACTTTCCAGTATCGTAGGCATCTTTCAGGAGCTTCAACTTCTCTAACCTTGCTGCAATGCCTTTGGGAATATCTTTTGCCAAGTACCCTTGAAACCCAACTCCTGTTTCATTGATTACCTGATTCAGTGCTTCATTTTTATAAATGGAGAAAAAAGTACTCCCCAAACAGAAATTGTTCTCCATAAAATGGTAGTA is a window from the Lewinella sp. LCG006 genome containing:
- a CDS encoding methyltransferase; translation: MIKKVTKRALQSMLWLMYRWYNGREHWHTMDGIEICLEPSVFHPRWFLTTRTFVDFAKTKVAANDTVLELGAGNGLLALSCSKMGSIVTASDINPAAVSSIRRSAHRNGLDLEVITSDLFVDIPHQHFDFIFINPPYFAQAPTNDQERAFLCGENFEYFEALFPQLLAYQDSTVYFILTDACDFASISTIAQQNHRQLVPVHRRKTWGEEHIIYILQA